The following DNA comes from Alnus glutinosa chromosome 6, dhAlnGlut1.1, whole genome shotgun sequence.
attacctgcaagtaataaaaataattaacctacataatattatatgcaaatttaaacaaataatgagaacaaattaaaaataaacctaaatgtatacataatatgaaccatacctgcaggcgcactactaacagatgaagtactacctacgtgtgcaggtgaagactgctgagcaccagggcatacgaacgataatcctgtagaggacatgaaggcctcaaaatgtcgcatgcgctgctccatagcatcaaactgtcgtatgcgctgctccatgctgtcagcccgctctctctcggcccgcactatgccctccaactcCGCAATTTTCtgagcagcccaatcctgagacgtgccctcggccggtcccccccgtgtgcgagccctatacgagaaacaagtcccgcgaacaggagtaacgttcggcccaacctgccgaaccctacccgcatactcgggtcgcccaaccgcttgctcgtacgcgtcgccaggtgcccaacgcaccgtatctgatgagacggggtccgaggcagcaggatcagtggacaaactctgtgtcatccgctcatgtacgtcgtcaacatacaaaacactggtaattaataaatactttatcacacgcatacctaataataatcgataacctataacagtagcatacgcataggtcccgtgtccgctcgttaaggtaagtgccgtctttccttgtgtgcgtcttcacaaacgactcggcgcgagtggggggcgtgccagatatagatgcctgtcgccatacagtataaatatataacaaacattggatattcatttaatgttaagaaagaacaattatgtacaaataagaattagggtttttacatattgttccatagctcatcgtgattaaatctggcataacttttggaccccagactatgggggatgtcattctgctcccgcagccgcttcattcgttcagacctcgcctttacattgaacattcccaaaaaaatgtaagaattgatacacttaattacttatgtgctatgattgaatgaactgtttattaaaaaaacacaacattttaGTAATACATtgaaagacctacataccacatttatttttgtgcaccactcatgcagtacgtcctccacatccgttcggtcatacttatcaaaaaacgtatctggcattctcgcacgtattgtcaatggcgtgtcaccgtctcgaatatttagctgggtcctcaacttcgacttccacgaacggtgcttacggcccatatcaccccagaattcattctgtgccaggcgctggtcgacggatacgggtacataaaattcttgctgcacattcaatctaatgattaattttagcagttcaataaaaacatcatcttaactttaatttcacaaaatacatatattagtttcatacacataccattatggcatcccacatcgcctgctTAATCTGTTTATCTACCTTTGCCCATTTGTCCCGCAAGTGAATGTGGGACCCACTCCGTAACATCTTGCCCgcagcccgtctataacgattgcatgctcgtcccacgagttgtgttgcagcattgtactgcaacacaactttcttacccctcgggagcacccaatttctctctgggtccttaattacctcaaaatagatgctcccgtctgggttataccctagtcaataaatataaaacgttaatatattaacactaaataacttaattatattaataaattaagaattcaatttaaatattatacgaacttactaaattaagatataatgatgtataaaaatgtacttacccatcagccgaatatggtcgaacgctatgtgctcggtcgctgggtcaccagcatgctcctcgcctacctcatcttctgggtgatgctcatcatcatgatcgtcatccgaaggcatatcctgggggacatcatgGGCTAACTGATCAAGACCCAACATCACATCGTCCCCCTCGCGGGGCAgctggctctcccccacatctgggtcctgactctccccaggaagcggcaactggctctgtccataaacaggcatctggctctccccaagtgccgggccctggccccccgCCGGTGCCGACAGCTGTCCCAACCGCATACCCGGCATAGGCATCCCCCCCCGCTGTGGCAAcgggaatctgtcatcctgagtctcactatcagggttgacTGGCATAGGTCGTGTAAGAGGGTGTGGATAGTACAACGGAAATCTACTCAGATCATGACACTCTTgcgcccaccatcgatcaatatgacccgGTGAGGTCAG
Coding sequences within:
- the LOC133870174 gene encoding uncharacterized protein LOC133870174; this encodes MTQSLSTDPAASDPVSSDTVRWAPGDAYEQAVGRPEYAGRVRQVGPNVTPVRGTCFSYRARTRGGPAEGTSQDWAAQKIAELEGIVRAERERADSMEQRIRQFDAMEQRMRHFEAFMSSTGLSFVCPGAQQSSPAHVGSTSSVSSAPAGNATTVGPLSPSGQLLSQQSPLGTPSPVTPSLAGQSTVGEVTPGTAPRDPQRRPPDL